A single Osmerus mordax isolate fOsmMor3 chromosome 9, fOsmMor3.pri, whole genome shotgun sequence DNA region contains:
- the utp25 gene encoding U3 small nucleolar RNA-associated protein 25 homolog — translation MGKRRQNNELFKSLSKKHKKHLKEFGEEHPFHDIVTEKPEKTQIMDMPDSPEQASDPESDEDDEPEQRSAYHKLLSTLCPSTNKDESEDESEDDEEEDDEQLGEGESDGESELNAEDEEHQDGDVDLNLASGEAESEEEEGQNGDGQAAEGAETTAGDEFTDKAHETQFCLETNFSGEGEQESPAEQESITKQQHEDNCMQHFYTELSEEDVKKITLGTKTKIQIKWPRLGTLLCSTPHNMFGHIGQDRCEIPLALHKVLEPNWRLLNQASNPDGAPEEVSALQLELLALMDSYRDVYFPESSPLSEGRQVQSSYCLHALNHVLKANSRVLAHNAQLRERQTKTTPGAEPQDEPRDQGLTRPKVLILVPFRDAALRVVQTLISLLETKGRKMDVSNKKRFKDEFGEEPGDTPPNLVRPEDYHAIFSGNVDDHFKIGVSILRRSIRLYAPFYSSDIIIASPLGLRTVLGAEGESKRDFDFLSSIELLVVDQADIFLMQNWEHLLHVLKHLNLQPSDSHGVDFSRVRMSNLNNWAKYYRQTLVFSTIQDPQINNILTKHCFNYHGQIAIKNVPRTGSICQVLLQLPHVFQVIPADSFMDQDARFQFFVDKVFPQFRDSVMSHTLIYVPSYFDYVRLRNYMKKEEVNFSSICEYSTKSEVSRARHFFQKGEKQFLLFTERFHFYKRYTIKGIQNLIYYGLPTYPHFYSEVCNMLQAGGGGEEASWTCTALYSRYDAQRLAAITGAQRAAQMLQSQKAVHLFITGEEDKVS, via the exons TGTCACCGAAAAACCAGAGAAAACCCAAATAATGGATATG ccagacagcccagAGCAAGCCAGTGATCCTGAaagtgatgaggatgatgaaccCGAGCAAAGGTCTGCCTATCACAAATTGCTGTCAACCCTTTGCCCTTCTACCAACAAGGATGAAAGTGAAGATGAgagtgaggatgatgaagaggaggatgatgagcaACTTGGTGAAG gagagagtgatggagagagtgagcttAATGCTGAGGATGAGGAGCATCAGGACGGAGATGTTGATCTGAATTTAGCATCAGGTGAGGCAGAGagcgaagaagaggaggggcagaATGGTGATGGTCAGGCTGCTGAAGGGGCGGAAACAACGGCAGGAGACGAGTTCACAGACAAGGCGCACGAAACCCAGTTTTGTCTGGAGACTAACTTctcaggggagggagagcaagagagcccTGCTGAGCAGGAGAGCATTACCAAGCAGCAACATGAAG ACAATTGTATGCAGCATTTCTACACAGAGCTTAGTGAGGAGGATGTGAAGAAAATAACTTTAGGTACCAAGACCAAGATTCAGATTAAG TGGCCAAGATTGGGCACCCTCTTGTGTTCTACACCACACAATATGTTTGGCCATATTGGCCAAGACAGATGTGAAATCCCCCTGGCCCTTCACAAAGTCCTGGAGCCCAACTGGAGATTACTAAACCAGGCCTCCAACCCCGACGGGGCGCCAGAGGAGGTGAGCGCACTTCAACTGGAACTGCTTGCCCTCATGGATTCCTACAGGGACGTTTACTTTCCAGAGAGTTCTCCACTGAGCGAGGGTCGACAAGTACAGAGTTCCTACTGCCTTCATGCCCTCAACCATGTGCTGAAGGCAAACTCCCGCGTCCTTGCTCACAATGCCCAGTTAAGGGAGCGCCAAACAAAGACGACACCTGGGGCCGAACCCCAGGATGAGCCCAGGGATCAGGGCCTGACCCGGCCCAAG GTTCTGATCCTGGTTCCTTTCCGGGACGCAGCCTTGCGGGTGGTCCAGACTCTCATCAGCCTCTTGGAGACCAAGGGGAGGAAGATGGACGTCAGCAACAAGAAGAGGTTTAAGGATGAGTTtggggaggagccaggggacACGCCCCCCAACCTTGTCCGTCCGGAGGACTATCACGCCATCTTCTCGGGGAACGTGGATGACCACTTCAAGATAG GCGTTTCAATCCTTAGGAGAAGCATACGGCTCTACGCTCCCTTCTACTCTTCCGACATCATCATCGCCTCGCCACTGGGCCTACGCACCGTTCTGGGGGCAGAGGGCGAGTCCAAGCGAGACTttgacttcctgtcctccaTTGAGCTGCTGGTGGTGGACCAGGCCGACATCTTCCTCATGCAGAATTGGGAGCACCTGTTG CATGTGTTGAAGCACCTGAACCTGCAGCCTTCGGACTCCCATGGGGTGGACTTCTCCCGTGTGCGGATGTCCAACCTGAACAACTGGGCCAAGTACTACCGCCAGACACTGGTCTTCAGCACCATCCAGGACCCACAgatcaacaacattctcacaaaGCACTGCTTCAACTACCACGGCCAG ATTGCCATCAAGAATGTTCCCAGAACGGGCTCGATATGCCAGGTCCTGCTCCAACTCCCTCATGTGTTCCAGGTGATCCCTGCGGACAGCTTCATGGATCAGGATGCAAG GTTTCAGTTCTTTGTGGACAAGGTCTTCCCACAGTTCAGGGATTCGGTCATGTCCCACACCCTGATCTACGTCCCATCCTACTTCGACTATGTCCGACTGCGAAATTAcatgaagaaggaggaggttaACTTTTCTAGCATCTGTGAGTACTCCACCAAGTCAGAGGTGTCCCGAGCCAGGCACTTCTTCcagaagggagagaagcagtTCCTCCTCTTCACTGAACGTTTCCACTTCTACAAGAG ATACACCATCAAGGGGATCCAGAACCTGATTTACTATGGGCTGCCAACCTACCCACACTTCTACAGTGAGGTGTGTAACATGCTGCaagctgggggtggaggagaggaggccagctgGACATGCACAGCTCTGTACTCCCGCTACGACGCCCAGCGCCTAGCCGCCATTACAGGGGCTCAGAGGGCCGCTCAGATGTTGCAGTCCCAGAAGGCTGTTCACCTTTTTATcactggagaggaggacaaagtcTCGTGA